One part of the Aliivibrio fischeri ATCC 7744 = JCM 18803 = DSM 507 genome encodes these proteins:
- a CDS encoding ParB/RepB/Spo0J family partition protein, translating to MSNKRGLGKGLDALLATSSIAREKQTAAAQSESISKDAQLVELGIHQLSAGQYQPRKVMEEEALEELSASIRSQGIIQPIVVREVAPQQYEIIAGERRFRAAKKAGLKHVPCVVKSVEDKAAIAMALIENIQREDLNAIEEAQALERLQQEFELTHQQISDVIGKSRTTVTNLLRLNALTDEVKGLVEQKELEMGHARALLALENEQQVELAHLVIKKKLTVRQTEQKVKELLAPQKEEEPKEVDTEMMTISDKLSSTLGSKVVISRNAAGKGKVTITFDEAHKLEQLIAKLES from the coding sequence ATGAGTAATAAACGTGGTTTAGGCAAAGGATTAGATGCCCTATTAGCAACAAGTTCAATTGCACGTGAAAAGCAGACAGCTGCTGCACAAAGCGAGTCCATTTCTAAAGATGCTCAATTGGTTGAGTTAGGCATTCACCAATTGAGTGCTGGTCAATATCAACCTCGTAAAGTAATGGAAGAAGAAGCCCTTGAAGAGCTTTCTGCTTCTATTCGTTCTCAAGGTATCATTCAACCGATCGTTGTACGTGAAGTTGCACCTCAACAATATGAAATCATTGCTGGAGAACGACGTTTCCGTGCCGCTAAAAAAGCAGGCCTAAAACACGTTCCATGTGTGGTTAAATCTGTTGAAGATAAAGCCGCAATCGCAATGGCTTTAATTGAAAATATTCAACGTGAAGACTTGAATGCGATTGAAGAAGCGCAAGCATTAGAGCGTTTGCAACAAGAATTTGAATTAACTCATCAACAAATTTCCGATGTTATTGGTAAATCTCGAACAACAGTAACGAATTTATTGCGTCTAAATGCATTGACTGATGAAGTGAAAGGTTTAGTTGAGCAGAAAGAACTTGAGATGGGTCATGCTCGTGCCTTGTTAGCATTAGAAAATGAACAACAAGTTGAATTAGCTCACCTTGTAATCAAAAAGAAACTGACTGTTCGTCAAACTGAGCAAAAAGTAAAAGAGCTATTGGCTCCTCAAAAAGAGGAAGAACCAAAAGAAGTTGATACTGAAATGATGACAATTTCGGATAAATTATCATCAACTCTTGGTTCTAAAGTTGTGATAAGTCGAAATGCAGCGGGCAAAGGAAAGGTAACGATTACCTTTGACGAGGCTCACAAATTAGAACAACTTATCGCAAAGCTAGAAAGCTAA
- the rsmG gene encoding 16S rRNA (guanine(527)-N(7))-methyltransferase RsmG gives MTDLSQQFDRLIAQTDLNVSELQKEQLLGYVALLHKWNKAYNLTSVRNPSEMVIKHILDSIVVSPKLSGERFIDVGTGPGLPGIPLAIMNPDKSFTLLDSLGKRIRFIKQVIHELKITNVTPIQSRVEEFQPEEKFDAVLSRAFASMTDMVNWCHHLPKEEDGVFLALKGIYSEEEANDLPEWCSVKNVATLIVPELEGERHLVTLAGKK, from the coding sequence GTGACCGATTTATCTCAACAATTCGACCGTTTAATTGCTCAAACTGACTTAAATGTCTCTGAATTGCAAAAAGAACAACTCCTTGGTTATGTTGCACTACTCCACAAGTGGAATAAAGCGTATAACTTAACCTCAGTAAGAAATCCGAGTGAAATGGTTATTAAGCACATTTTGGACAGTATTGTCGTTAGTCCAAAATTATCTGGTGAACGTTTTATTGATGTTGGTACAGGTCCTGGGTTACCAGGTATCCCATTAGCTATCATGAATCCAGATAAATCATTTACACTATTGGATAGTTTAGGAAAGCGAATTCGCTTTATTAAACAAGTTATTCATGAGCTAAAAATCACCAACGTAACACCAATTCAAAGCCGTGTTGAAGAGTTTCAACCTGAAGAAAAGTTTGATGCAGTCCTAAGTCGTGCATTTGCATCAATGACAGACATGGTGAATTGGTGTCATCATCTACCGAAAGAAGAAGATGGTGTATTTTTAGCATTAAAAGGTATTTATTCAGAAGAAGAAGCGAATGATCTTCCTGAATGGTGCTCAGTTAAAAATGTAGCGACATTGATCGTTCCGGAGTTAGAGGGTGAAAGACATTTAGTCACCTTAGCCGGAAAAAAATAA
- the mioC gene encoding FMN-binding protein MioC, with product MKKVSIITGSTLGGAEYVGDHLADLLEEMDFATDIHNQPNLDDIDTDSLWLLVVSTHGAGDYPDNIKPFIQQLETVSQPLSSIEFAIVAIGDSSYDTFCAAGKSLQNTLKEHGAIEKYPLLEIDVTQNSIPEEPAELWLKQHIC from the coding sequence ATGAAAAAAGTATCTATTATTACAGGAAGTACTCTAGGTGGAGCTGAGTATGTTGGTGACCATCTTGCTGATTTATTAGAAGAAATGGATTTTGCCACAGACATCCATAATCAACCAAATTTAGATGATATTGATACTGATAGCTTATGGCTTCTTGTTGTATCAACTCATGGTGCAGGCGATTATCCTGACAATATTAAGCCATTTATTCAACAGTTAGAAACAGTGTCCCAACCATTATCGAGCATTGAATTTGCTATTGTTGCTATCGGTGATTCAAGTTATGACACTTTCTGCGCAGCAGGAAAATCACTTCAAAATACCTTAAAAGAGCATGGCGCTATCGAAAAGTACCCTCTATTAGAGATAGATGTAACTCAAAATAGTATCCCAGAAGAACCAGCAGAATTGTGGCTAAAACAACACATTTGTTAA
- the mnmG gene encoding tRNA uridine-5-carboxymethylaminomethyl(34) synthesis enzyme MnmG — protein MFYQDNFDVIVIGGGHAGTEAALAAARTGQNTLLLTHNIDTLGQMSCNPAIGGIGKGHLVKEVDALGGLMAQAIDHSGIQFRTLNASKGPAVRATRAQADRALYKAYVRSVLENQPNLTLFQQAVDDLIIENDKVMGAVTQMGLKFRAKSVVLTAGTFLGGQIHIGMENFSGGRAGDPSSITLAQRLRERPFRIDRLKTGTPPRIDARSVDFSGLEAQPGDNPTPVFSFLGKREHHPQQVNCFITHTNEKTHDVIRNNLDRSPMYAGVIEGIGPRYCPSIEDKVMRFADKDSHQIFIEPEGLSTHELYPNGISTSLPFDVQLQIVRSMKGFENAHIVRPGYAIEYDFFDPRDLKSTYETKFIEGLFFAGQINGTTGYEEAAAQGLMAGLNASLFAQGKEGWSPRRDEAYMGVLIDDLSTLGTKEPYRMFTSRAEYRLLLREDNADLRLTEQGRTLGLVDDVRWARFNEKVENMEQERQRLKDIWINPKSEQVDQVNAILKTPIAREASGEDLLRRPEVNYQSLVSIDGFGPALEDSQASEQVEIQVKYAGYIQRQRDEIEKSLRHENTKLPFDLDYKEVKGLSNEVVAKLSDAKPETIGIASRISGITPAAISILLVHLKKHGLLKKGE, from the coding sequence ATGTTTTACCAAGACAACTTTGATGTCATTGTTATTGGCGGTGGTCATGCTGGTACTGAAGCAGCACTTGCTGCAGCAAGAACAGGACAAAATACACTTCTACTCACTCATAACATTGATACATTAGGTCAAATGTCGTGTAACCCTGCAATTGGTGGGATCGGCAAAGGACATCTGGTAAAGGAAGTTGATGCCTTAGGTGGTTTAATGGCACAAGCCATCGATCATAGTGGTATTCAATTCAGAACATTGAATGCTTCAAAAGGTCCAGCTGTTCGAGCTACTCGCGCACAAGCAGACAGAGCGTTATACAAAGCTTATGTTCGTTCAGTATTAGAAAACCAACCAAATTTAACCTTATTTCAGCAAGCCGTTGATGATCTTATTATAGAAAACGATAAGGTAATGGGTGCTGTCACTCAAATGGGCCTTAAATTCCGAGCTAAATCCGTTGTATTGACCGCTGGTACCTTTTTAGGGGGTCAGATACATATTGGTATGGAAAACTTCTCAGGAGGCCGCGCAGGAGATCCTTCTTCGATCACTCTTGCTCAACGTCTACGTGAGCGCCCATTTAGAATTGATCGTCTAAAAACTGGTACACCTCCTCGTATCGATGCACGTTCAGTTGATTTTTCAGGATTAGAAGCACAACCAGGTGATAATCCAACACCTGTTTTTTCATTTTTAGGTAAGCGTGAACATCACCCACAACAAGTGAACTGTTTCATTACTCATACCAATGAAAAAACACATGATGTAATTCGCAATAACCTTGATAGAAGCCCTATGTATGCTGGCGTTATCGAAGGTATAGGTCCTCGTTACTGCCCTTCCATTGAAGATAAAGTAATGCGCTTTGCAGACAAAGACAGTCACCAAATCTTTATTGAGCCTGAAGGTTTATCAACACACGAACTGTATCCAAATGGTATTTCAACAAGTTTACCATTTGACGTACAACTGCAAATCGTACGTTCCATGAAAGGTTTTGAAAATGCACACATTGTGCGCCCAGGTTATGCGATCGAATATGATTTCTTTGATCCTCGTGATTTAAAATCAACTTACGAAACTAAGTTTATTGAAGGTCTATTCTTTGCTGGTCAAATTAATGGTACGACTGGTTATGAAGAAGCTGCTGCTCAAGGTTTAATGGCTGGTCTTAACGCAAGTTTATTTGCTCAAGGCAAAGAAGGCTGGAGCCCACGTCGTGATGAAGCGTACATGGGTGTATTGATTGATGATTTATCAACATTAGGTACTAAAGAACCGTACCGTATGTTCACATCTCGTGCCGAATATCGTTTATTGCTTCGTGAAGATAATGCTGATTTACGTTTAACTGAACAAGGTCGTACTTTAGGTCTTGTTGATGATGTTCGTTGGGCTCGCTTTAACGAAAAAGTAGAGAACATGGAACAAGAACGTCAACGCTTGAAAGATATTTGGATCAATCCAAAATCAGAACAAGTGGATCAAGTTAATGCGATCCTAAAAACACCAATTGCTCGTGAAGCGAGTGGTGAGGATCTTCTACGTCGTCCGGAAGTTAATTATCAATCTCTAGTTTCAATTGATGGCTTCGGTCCTGCGCTTGAAGATTCACAAGCATCTGAGCAAGTTGAAATCCAAGTAAAATATGCGGGTTACATTCAACGTCAACGTGATGAAATTGAAAAATCATTACGTCATGAAAATACAAAATTACCGTTTGATCTTGATTACAAAGAAGTAAAAGGTCTTTCAAATGAAGTTGTAGCTAAACTGAGTGATGCAAAACCAGAGACTATTGGTATTGCTTCTCGTATTTCAGGTATCACACCTGCTGCTATTTCAATTTTATTAGTTCATTTGAAAAAACACGGTTTATTAAAGAAAGGTGAGTAA
- a CDS encoding ParA family protein, which translates to MGKIISIANQKGGVGKTTTAVNLAASMAATHRKVLLIDLDAQGNATMASGVDKYDVDATAYELLVDEVPFDKVVIEETSGGYDLIAANGDVTAAEIKLMEVFAREVRLRNMIYPIRGNYDFIFIDCPPALNLLTINAMAASDSVLVPMQCEYYALEGLTALIDTIGKLAAVVNADLKIEGLLRTMFDPRNRLANDVSDQLKKHFGEKVYRTVIPRNVRLAEAPSHGKPAMYYDKYSNGAKAYLALAGEIIRRDEMEKERETEIHE; encoded by the coding sequence GTGGGAAAGATTATCTCTATTGCGAACCAGAAAGGTGGCGTAGGTAAAACAACAACAGCGGTGAATCTTGCAGCATCAATGGCTGCAACACATCGAAAGGTCTTATTAATTGACCTTGATGCCCAAGGCAATGCAACCATGGCCAGTGGTGTTGATAAATATGATGTGGATGCAACCGCTTACGAGTTGTTGGTTGACGAAGTGCCTTTTGACAAAGTTGTGATAGAGGAAACCTCTGGTGGCTATGATTTAATTGCTGCCAATGGTGACGTGACTGCTGCTGAAATCAAATTAATGGAAGTGTTTGCGCGAGAAGTTCGCTTGCGCAACATGATCTACCCAATTCGTGGTAACTATGATTTCATCTTTATCGATTGCCCTCCCGCTCTAAATCTCCTTACAATTAACGCCATGGCAGCATCTGATTCTGTATTAGTTCCTATGCAATGTGAGTATTACGCACTTGAAGGACTAACGGCTTTAATTGATACCATAGGTAAATTAGCCGCTGTAGTGAATGCTGATTTAAAGATCGAAGGGTTGCTTAGAACCATGTTTGATCCTCGTAATCGCTTAGCGAATGATGTATCTGATCAATTGAAAAAACATTTTGGTGAAAAAGTGTATCGCACTGTGATCCCTCGAAATGTTCGCCTAGCAGAAGCGCCTAGTCATGGTAAACCTGCAATGTATTATGATAAATACTCAAATGGTGCAAAGGCTTATTTAGCCCTTGCCGGAGAGATAATTCGCCGTGACGAAATGGAAAAAGAAAGGGAAACAGAAATTCATGAGTAA